One window of Dehalobacterium formicoaceticum genomic DNA carries:
- a CDS encoding corrinoid protein codes for MAFDNLKQALLDQDEELTVQLVNEELAKGSAARDLFDALSEAMTEVGEKFANMEFFLPEVMLASDAMKAASDILIPEMAKTNSQAESLGTVVIGTVQGDVHTVGKDMVVGTLATGGFEVIDLGKDVAPEVFIEAAEKNNASIIALSALMTATMPSQGDVINFLNSKGIRDKYKVLVGGGVVHQDFADKIGADGYAKDAIDAVVEAKRIIGK; via the coding sequence ATGGCATTTGACAATTTGAAACAAGCGTTATTGGACCAAGATGAGGAATTAACCGTACAACTGGTGAATGAAGAATTAGCTAAGGGCTCCGCAGCCAGAGATCTATTTGATGCTTTAAGCGAAGCGATGACAGAAGTTGGTGAAAAGTTTGCCAATATGGAATTCTTCTTACCGGAAGTTATGTTGGCTTCTGATGCGATGAAGGCTGCTTCTGATATATTAATTCCTGAAATGGCTAAAACGAATAGCCAAGCTGAATCACTTGGTACTGTAGTTATTGGAACCGTACAAGGTGACGTTCATACTGTTGGTAAAGACATGGTGGTTGGAACCTTGGCTACCGGCGGCTTCGAAGTAATTGACCTTGGAAAAGACGTAGCTCCTGAAGTATTTATCGAAGCTGCAGAAAAAAATAACGCCTCAATTATTGCTTTGTCTGCTTTGATGACAGCTACTATGCCCAGCCAGGGTGATGTAATTAATTTCTTGAATTCCAAAGGTATTCGGGATAAATATAAGGTATTAGTAGGCGGCGGTGTTGTACATCAAGATTTCGCAGATAAAATCGGTGCTGATGGATATGCCAAAGATGCCATTGACGCAGTAGTTGAAGCTAAGAGAATCATCGGGAAATAA
- a CDS encoding monomethylamine:corrinoid methyltransferase: MKGKLFNYWNRAEEGPMMTEKEFDLKVYWPALKRLIKKYDIKYKPDEIVPQDIEEINNIYKAAKELFVEVGVYNVTTNRVIKWTEEEVDAIMKVFPSSSTIGEGRDATTMVKRTLHDKRPTGNVLARVLGSQDPALIDRVFYAYAQEERIDHCCFQGIIPHIGGADVRPWSPAEMTSELKRVAAVEWARKAAGRPGLADCSSAPVSLQAAMAAMNSDSGMRKGDVRHVYIMPHLKTSYEQFTRTVSTFAFGHHQWGIGQAYVGGLSGSPNMAAVVTTAELFAYCMLYNPSYLGLWSADGMYFATTSRTALWTNFHAGAAWTNNTNTFSVAGAPWGVVVSGPCTESYFWEHAAGAIGCAVTGMFSAGGTGWQSGGHMGATPIGARFASEVCDAVCEAQIGFAEANRLVKYCLAKYEERMLARTLHEGGKPFDQCYDIESCTPLPEFTDLYEKVKAELREQGLKNL; the protein is encoded by the coding sequence GTGAAAGGTAAGCTCTTTAATTATTGGAATCGTGCTGAAGAAGGCCCTATGATGACAGAAAAGGAATTTGATTTAAAGGTATATTGGCCGGCATTAAAAAGACTGATCAAAAAATATGATATTAAATATAAACCGGATGAAATCGTTCCTCAGGACATTGAAGAAATCAACAATATTTATAAAGCTGCCAAAGAACTTTTTGTCGAAGTCGGTGTTTATAATGTAACCACTAACAGAGTTATTAAATGGACGGAAGAAGAAGTTGACGCTATTATGAAGGTCTTCCCCTCCTCCTCCACCATTGGGGAAGGCAGAGATGCTACCACCATGGTGAAACGAACCCTTCATGACAAAAGACCTACTGGAAATGTTTTAGCCCGTGTCTTGGGCAGCCAGGATCCTGCTTTGATTGACCGCGTCTTTTATGCTTATGCCCAAGAAGAAAGAATTGACCATTGCTGCTTCCAGGGCATTATCCCCCATATTGGCGGTGCTGATGTCAGACCTTGGAGCCCCGCTGAAATGACCAGTGAATTGAAAAGGGTTGCTGCTGTGGAATGGGCCAGAAAAGCTGCCGGTCGTCCCGGTTTAGCTGACTGCTCCAGTGCACCTGTGTCCTTACAGGCTGCCATGGCTGCCATGAACTCTGATTCCGGGATGCGCAAAGGTGACGTGCGTCACGTTTATATCATGCCCCATCTGAAAACCAGTTATGAACAATTCACCAGAACCGTGTCCACCTTCGCTTTCGGACATCATCAATGGGGTATCGGCCAAGCTTATGTAGGCGGACTTTCAGGTTCACCCAATATGGCTGCCGTTGTTACCACTGCTGAATTGTTTGCTTATTGCATGCTGTACAATCCTTCCTACCTGGGATTATGGAGTGCTGACGGTATGTACTTCGCCACCACCAGCCGTACCGCATTATGGACCAATTTCCATGCCGGTGCTGCCTGGACCAATAACACCAATACCTTCTCCGTGGCCGGTGCTCCTTGGGGCGTTGTGGTTTCCGGTCCTTGCACAGAGTCCTATTTCTGGGAGCATGCTGCCGGTGCTATCGGCTGTGCTGTTACCGGTATGTTCTCCGCCGGCGGTACAGGTTGGCAGAGCGGCGGCCATATGGGCGCAACTCCTATCGGTGCTCGTTTCGCCAGTGAAGTATGCGACGCTGTCTGTGAAGCTCAAATCGGATTTGCCGAAGCCAACAGACTGGTTAAATATTGCTTAGCAAAATATGAAGAGAGAATGCTTGCTCGTACGTTGCATGAAGGCGGCAAACCTTTCGATCAATGCTATGATATCGAATCATGTACGCCATTGCCTGAATTCACTGATCTTTACGAAAAGGTTAAAGCTGAATTAAGAGAACAAGGATTGAAAAATCTTTAA